Proteins co-encoded in one Juglans regia cultivar Chandler chromosome 16, Walnut 2.0, whole genome shotgun sequence genomic window:
- the LOC109013341 gene encoding protein CASPARIAN STRIP INTEGRITY FACTOR 1 isoform X2 yields MGLILLKKLSILFLILASLLSACIAGGQSKFFNELAKEADTMNEKPSRHDEEVSIHERLLRVNTKDYGRYDPAPALVKPPFKLIPN; encoded by the exons ATGGGTCTCATTCTTCTCAAGAAACTCAGCATCCTCTTCCTCATTTTAGCATCACTCTTATCAGCTTGTATTGCAG GTGGGCAGTCCAAGTTCTTCAATGAGTTGGCTAAAGAAGCGGATACAATGAATGAG AAACCATCCCGCCACGATGAAGAGGTCAGTATCCACGAGAGGCTTTTAAGGGTCAACACAAAAGACTATGGAAGATATGATCCAGCACCAGCTCTTGTGAAGCCTCCTTTCAAACTCATACCCAACTGA
- the LOC109013341 gene encoding protein CASPARIAN STRIP INTEGRITY FACTOR 1 isoform X1, whose protein sequence is MGLILLKKLSILFLILASLLSACIAGGQSKFFNELAKEADTMNEGIPVQKPSRHDEEVSIHERLLRVNTKDYGRYDPAPALVKPPFKLIPN, encoded by the exons ATGGGTCTCATTCTTCTCAAGAAACTCAGCATCCTCTTCCTCATTTTAGCATCACTCTTATCAGCTTGTATTGCAG GTGGGCAGTCCAAGTTCTTCAATGAGTTGGCTAAAGAAGCGGATACAATGAATGAG GGAATACCAGTACAGAAACCATCCCGCCACGATGAAGAGGTCAGTATCCACGAGAGGCTTTTAAGGGTCAACACAAAAGACTATGGAAGATATGATCCAGCACCAGCTCTTGTGAAGCCTCCTTTCAAACTCATACCCAACTGA